The Agrobacterium vitis genome has a segment encoding these proteins:
- a CDS encoding glycoside hydrolase family 108 protein has translation MADDFKRSVAQVLGSEGGYSNRPKKDDPGGATNMGVTQAVYDVYRRSIGAAPQSVKFIVRAEAESIYRGRYWALVKGDQLPSGVSYVVLDGAVNSGVAQSAKWLQRALGVPDDGVVGPATIAAAKAHINHDALVAEIIRLRFAFMKSLKNWEANKNGWVKRLKHVLDVGQAWASGDVGPAPVYHENGDAKALVSAVKAAPSSAPGEAATAVGGASAVLAQTTQQLAPFSSIELVGKIIAFLTVAGALVAIGGIVYSIYAKRKAKAVDVAVNGVAV, from the coding sequence ATGGCGGACGATTTCAAACGCAGCGTTGCGCAGGTGCTTGGTTCCGAGGGCGGATATAGCAACCGCCCGAAAAAGGATGATCCGGGCGGCGCAACCAATATGGGTGTGACGCAAGCCGTCTATGATGTTTATCGGCGGTCGATCGGTGCTGCACCGCAATCCGTCAAGTTCATTGTGCGGGCCGAAGCGGAGAGTATTTACCGTGGCCGCTACTGGGCCTTGGTGAAGGGTGATCAGTTGCCTTCTGGTGTTTCCTATGTCGTGTTAGACGGCGCGGTGAACTCCGGTGTGGCGCAAAGTGCCAAATGGTTGCAGCGGGCGCTTGGTGTGCCTGACGATGGTGTGGTTGGCCCAGCTACGATTGCCGCTGCCAAGGCGCATATCAACCATGATGCGCTGGTGGCCGAAATCATCCGCCTGCGCTTTGCCTTCATGAAAAGCTTGAAGAACTGGGAAGCCAATAAGAACGGCTGGGTGAAACGCCTCAAGCACGTGCTCGATGTCGGCCAGGCATGGGCCAGCGGCGATGTCGGCCCGGCTCCAGTCTATCATGAAAACGGTGATGCCAAAGCCCTCGTTTCCGCCGTCAAGGCCGCGCCGTCTTCTGCACCCGGTGAAGCCGCCACGGCGGTGGGCGGTGCCAGCGCCGTGCTGGCTCAGACCACCCAGCAGCTTGCGCCATTCTCCAGCATCGAACTGGTCGGCAAGATCATCGCTTTTCTGACCGTTGCCGGGGCCTTGGTGGCAATCGGCGGCATTGTCTACAGCATCTATGCCAAGCGCAAGGCCAAGGCCGTTGACGTGGCGGTGAACGGGGTGGCGGTGTGA
- a CDS encoding tyrosine-type recombinase/integrase: protein MEYGDCPLAAVEARGSRRGFLSWRDKMKDSPRSADMHIALLSRLFVWAKDSEYIMRNPLERVERLHEGNRKDIIWSSNQIDKLLAEASPHIRDVAKVALWTMQRQADILTMPTLAFDGERLSIKQGKTGARVRVIAAPDLMPMLRKAIEAQRQRVLVNSFGQNWTSSGFRASWRKEMARLGIRGVTFHDLRGTAITFAYAHLDRPHDEKIKLISEISGHSREDAESIIRKHYLAGQEVIDAIGRGTSRE from the coding sequence TTGGAGTACGGAGATTGTCCGCTTGCAGCCGTCGAAGCTCGTGGCAGCCGCCGTGGCTTTCTGTCGTGGCGCGACAAGATGAAAGATTCGCCTCGCTCTGCCGATATGCACATCGCCCTGCTCAGCCGCCTGTTCGTCTGGGCTAAGGACAGCGAATACATCATGCGTAACCCGCTCGAGCGCGTGGAGCGACTGCACGAAGGTAACCGGAAAGACATCATCTGGAGTTCCAACCAGATCGACAAACTTCTCGCCGAGGCATCGCCGCACATCCGCGACGTGGCCAAGGTGGCGCTTTGGACGATGCAGAGACAGGCAGACATCCTCACGATGCCGACGCTCGCCTTCGACGGCGAGCGGCTATCAATCAAGCAGGGGAAGACTGGCGCGCGCGTCCGGGTGATAGCAGCGCCGGATCTGATGCCTATGCTGCGTAAAGCTATAGAGGCACAGCGCCAAAGAGTTTTGGTCAACTCGTTCGGGCAAAACTGGACTTCAAGCGGCTTTCGGGCGTCTTGGCGCAAGGAAATGGCGAGGCTCGGTATAAGGGGCGTCACGTTTCACGATCTGCGCGGAACCGCGATCACCTTCGCCTATGCGCACCTCGACCGGCCGCATGACGAAAAGATAAAACTCATTTCCGAAATATCCGGCCACTCGCGCGAAGACGCCGAATCGATCATCCGCAAGCATTATCTCGCCGGCCAAGAGGTTATCGACGCTATTGGGCGAGGAACGTCCCGTGAATGA
- a CDS encoding IS3 family transposase (programmed frameshift), whose translation MTNTKKNSPGRHAKFTDAFKAEAVRLARTSGRPLRAISDDLGVGLSTLGKWVSAHKEADLLSGPHEDTAKELARLRKENEILRQERDLLKKAGRLLCKGNHEMKFKVIAAEKANVPVQRACTLLGVSESGYYAWDIRKPSLRQRTDMVLLAHIRAQFTTSHETYGSPRMTVELKEDGVCVGRHRVARIMHDNGLKALQKRRFKRTTDSDHKGPVAPNILDQDFAATGPNQKWGVDITYVWTTQGWLYLAIVVDLYSRRIIGWATSDRMKQDLALTALRRAIAIRRPPKDVIHHSDRGSQYCATDYQKLLKAHGFILSMSGKGNCYDNSMVETVFKTIKSELVWRTVFKTRTQAEIAIGQYIDAFYNPKRRHSSLGYKSPIQFESIPLKLTP comes from the exons ATGACGAACACGAAGAAGAATTCACCCGGCCGCCACGCCAAGTTCACAGATGCTTTCAAAGCTGAGGCTGTCCGACTTGCGCGCACCAGCGGCAGGCCGTTGCGTGCAATATCCGATGATCTTGGCGTTGGGCTCTCGACGCTTGGGAAATGGGTGAGCGCCCACAAGGAAGCCGACCTGCTTTCTGGACCACACGAAGATACTGCCAAGGAACTGGCGCGTCTTCGCAAGGAAAATGAAATTCTGCGTCAGGAGCGCGATTTATTAAAAAAAGCAG GCCGCCTTCTTTGCAAAGGAAACCATGAAATGAAATTCAAGGTCATTGCGGCAGAGAAGGCCAATGTTCCTGTTCAGCGTGCCTGCACGCTTCTGGGTGTCAGTGAAAGCGGATATTACGCTTGGGACATACGCAAACCAAGCCTGCGGCAAAGGACGGACATGGTTCTTTTGGCTCATATCCGGGCTCAGTTCACCACCTCACATGAAACCTATGGAAGCCCACGCATGACGGTGGAACTGAAGGAAGACGGGGTTTGCGTCGGTCGCCACAGGGTTGCTCGCATCATGCATGACAATGGTTTGAAGGCATTGCAGAAACGCCGATTCAAGAGAACAACTGACAGCGATCACAAAGGGCCTGTTGCCCCCAATATTCTGGATCAGGACTTTGCCGCCACAGGTCCAAATCAGAAGTGGGGTGTTGACATCACCTACGTTTGGACGACGCAAGGCTGGCTCTATCTGGCCATTGTTGTCGATCTCTATTCTCGACGTATTATCGGCTGGGCCACCAGTGATCGAATGAAGCAGGACCTGGCATTGACGGCATTACGACGGGCCATAGCCATCCGCAGACCGCCGAAGGATGTCATTCACCACTCCGACCGTGGTAGTCAATATTGCGCGACCGACTACCAAAAGCTTCTGAAAGCTCACGGGTTCATCCTGTCGATGAGCGGCAAGGGCAATTGCTATGACAATTCCATGGTGGAAACCGTGTTCAAGACAATCAAGTCAGAACTGGTTTGGCGAACTGTATTCAAAACAAGGACCCAAGCTGAAATCGCCATTGGACAATACATCGACGCCTTCTATAATCCAAAAAGAAGACATTCCTCCTTGGGCTACAAAAGCCCAATTCAGTTCGAGAGCATCCCTCTCAAGCTGACACCCTGA
- a CDS encoding Rossmann-fold NAD(P)-binding domain-containing protein — translation MSRYLIVGGSGMLAQLSGDLARSGNDITVLSRNAAAVEKLSSNSGKERLYHLQVDYRNETDLRTALEAVRPFDRCVCWIHMENAPNAPFIISEFVRQEFLHVLGSSSFDPSTPDIIADLQERFTLTRPDVRYRIAVLGFTDSKIGGTRWLTHGEISRGVNSALLAKEDLVIVGRVSPWSQRP, via the coding sequence ATGTCTCGCTATTTAATCGTCGGCGGTTCAGGAATGCTCGCCCAGCTTTCGGGCGATCTCGCAAGATCGGGGAACGATATAACGGTGCTATCGCGGAATGCCGCTGCCGTTGAGAAATTGTCGAGTAATTCAGGCAAAGAACGCCTTTACCATTTGCAAGTTGATTATCGCAATGAAACCGATTTACGAACGGCCTTGGAGGCGGTCCGCCCTTTTGACCGATGCGTTTGCTGGATACACATGGAAAACGCGCCCAATGCACCATTCATAATTAGTGAATTTGTGCGGCAAGAATTTCTGCATGTACTAGGTAGTTCTTCTTTCGATCCCTCAACACCTGATATCATCGCTGACTTGCAAGAGCGATTTACTCTAACACGGCCGGATGTACGTTATCGCATTGCGGTTTTAGGCTTCACTGATTCTAAAATCGGCGGCACTCGATGGCTAACGCATGGGGAGATTTCCAGGGGCGTTAATTCCGCTCTATTAGCGAAAGAGGACTTGGTAATTGTCGGTCGGGTTTCACCCTGGTCTCAGCGACCTTAA
- a CDS encoding NAD-dependent epimerase/dehydratase family protein, which translates to MVESSRESRRYLISGAGMLGSHVAAILVHRGDDVTVLDKAPDARDYLCEVSGTHVPFVAADVRDQAAVLDLIQRIKPNAVFHSAGVMENYFDNELQAALEINIAGSASFIKAAFDAGVPHVVHASSLAVYDFSNSDLRLTETSSKTVDSEYGFAKLYVEDWIERYARRIGATGISLRFAGIYGWGEFRGEAWMGKILQDTVKDLMAGCEESVSIRQMAALGDNEYLYVDDAANITITALEKRQHLRCNVGAGTISTSAEVILALRQLFPHCPSLDFRSADLPLFKRRLYPLDISLARRELQYEPKVSLYEGLRAMRDKLAAL; encoded by the coding sequence ATGGTTGAGTCATCTCGTGAAAGCCGAAGATACTTGATTTCAGGCGCTGGTATGCTTGGTAGCCATGTTGCTGCGATTTTGGTGCACCGAGGTGATGACGTCACCGTCCTCGACAAAGCACCAGACGCACGTGACTACCTCTGCGAGGTCTCCGGTACACATGTTCCATTCGTTGCTGCCGACGTTAGAGATCAGGCTGCAGTTCTTGATCTAATTCAGCGTATAAAGCCAAACGCAGTCTTTCATAGTGCGGGCGTCATGGAGAATTATTTCGACAATGAACTTCAGGCAGCTTTGGAGATTAACATCGCTGGCTCAGCATCGTTTATCAAAGCCGCATTCGATGCCGGTGTACCGCATGTGGTGCATGCGTCTAGTCTGGCTGTATACGACTTCTCCAATTCGGATTTGAGGTTGACCGAGACATCGTCCAAGACAGTCGACTCCGAATATGGTTTTGCCAAATTATACGTTGAGGATTGGATTGAACGATACGCTCGCCGCATTGGCGCCACTGGCATCTCGCTACGGTTTGCAGGGATTTATGGATGGGGAGAGTTTCGCGGCGAAGCGTGGATGGGGAAAATCCTTCAAGATACAGTCAAGGATCTTATGGCAGGTTGTGAAGAATCAGTTTCCATTAGACAAATGGCAGCATTGGGAGACAATGAATACTTGTATGTTGATGATGCCGCAAACATAACTATTACCGCGCTCGAAAAGCGACAACACCTCCGCTGCAACGTTGGAGCCGGGACTATCTCCACGAGTGCGGAGGTTATTTTGGCATTGAGACAGCTTTTTCCTCATTGTCCAAGCCTAGATTTCCGATCAGCTGACCTGCCATTATTCAAGCGCCGTCTCTATCCGCTCGATATTTCACTAGCCAGAAGAGAACTGCAATATGAGCCGAAAGTATCCCTCTATGAGGGCCTCCGGGCGATGCGAGACAAACTGGCTGCATTGTAA
- a CDS encoding MFS transporter, protein MSLNTITLPSRYWVFVITYGTSLIGSWLQRVSAAWLVWQMTGSPTWVGVLSLSELGTSTLAAPIAGAVADRLGERAILKTVTAIAVAYSAILSIVVSLAPPPLFIWVAGSILVGILNGFQGPARFSFIASLVEKNQMTRAAAYNSLILNTAVFVGPVTAGFLLGTGPAWVPFALNAFATLTFLATLTVIQSAQSPKAPIKDNWFRQISSGFMYTIKSRALGPVFFLLIAVSFSARCLMEMMPSLVGLLFDGYPSTLSLLSGSIASGAFVGGLAISRIRNEISHYKMLAVAGFLSAVTLLVFAGGGNILLAVPVLFTLGASLAANGIASETIFQMNVEPPFRGRAMSLYGMAVRGAPALGAVTIGSMFQCLGLSLSLTLSGFSIFVCTATFIYKVHSSGIDRKVANEIG, encoded by the coding sequence ATGTCGTTAAACACCATAACGCTACCTTCTCGCTATTGGGTGTTCGTCATCACCTACGGAACCTCGCTCATCGGAAGTTGGCTCCAGCGAGTGTCCGCAGCTTGGCTGGTGTGGCAGATGACTGGTTCTCCTACATGGGTTGGAGTACTCAGTCTATCAGAGCTTGGAACATCTACTCTGGCCGCACCGATTGCCGGTGCAGTTGCCGACCGATTGGGCGAAAGGGCCATCCTTAAAACCGTAACCGCCATAGCCGTCGCATATTCGGCTATCCTCTCGATTGTGGTTTCACTGGCACCGCCGCCGCTGTTCATTTGGGTAGCGGGATCGATTCTTGTTGGAATTCTCAACGGCTTCCAGGGACCGGCACGTTTTTCATTCATCGCTTCTTTGGTTGAAAAAAATCAAATGACGCGCGCGGCAGCTTACAACTCTTTAATTCTCAATACCGCGGTTTTTGTCGGGCCTGTCACAGCTGGCTTTCTGCTCGGAACAGGGCCTGCATGGGTCCCATTTGCATTGAATGCGTTCGCAACCCTCACCTTCCTTGCCACGCTAACCGTTATTCAAAGCGCCCAGAGCCCAAAAGCCCCGATCAAAGATAATTGGTTTCGGCAGATCTCAAGTGGGTTCATGTACACAATAAAGTCGCGCGCGCTGGGACCTGTTTTTTTTCTGCTGATTGCCGTTTCGTTTTCCGCCCGATGCCTTATGGAGATGATGCCTAGCCTCGTTGGACTCCTCTTCGATGGGTATCCTTCAACCCTCTCATTATTGTCTGGCTCCATTGCTTCAGGTGCTTTTGTCGGCGGGTTAGCTATATCTCGCATACGGAATGAGATATCGCACTACAAAATGCTTGCCGTAGCAGGATTTCTCAGCGCGGTCACCCTTCTCGTTTTTGCTGGCGGAGGAAATATTTTGCTTGCCGTTCCTGTCTTGTTTACGCTTGGCGCGTCTCTCGCTGCTAATGGCATTGCCTCAGAAACTATCTTTCAAATGAATGTGGAACCCCCGTTCAGAGGTCGGGCCATGAGCCTTTACGGTATGGCAGTTCGAGGGGCGCCTGCACTTGGCGCTGTTACTATTGGCTCGATGTTTCAATGCCTAGGGCTCAGTCTTTCTTTGACACTCAGCGGATTCTCTATTTTTGTATGTACAGCGACCTTTATTTATAAGGTTCACTCATCTGGTATCGATCGCAAGGTCGCCAACGAGATTGGTTAG
- a CDS encoding pyridoxal phosphate-dependent decarboxylase family protein codes for METRLDCETATSSSEEGTFFSEDQLRDMISKSQGKIRGKPDMPPDPIAIAVWSAVSKLNPNNGGVHSKNWKARHAGSRKSPWETFRQCEAELINFVAEYYAADTAQIDGYVTSGASEGNLMGLWLARNSIIAKQGTGKRIAVISCENAHFSIRKACDILAFENGEQSTSAPRNKHITIRADNEFRLSIAELRNAVLSLIDEGISAIIIVATLGTTVAGAIDDLPAISLLSREIENLHRVSIVIHVDAALGGVLFPFLPDSPFPAKWREWSHVQSLTLDLHKFGITPYGCGAFLCLGDTLKSVERSAGYTTSGLDATILGSRSGAMAAAAFAVLQSKGLNGLRHDVGRARELVADLRSRLCSNTAVSLLPDGGLNVVPIAIDDQTKEGSRIADFLEGCGIFSDILSTSNRPSASLRVFPLYVMPDVTEKSVAEFTNDLSQACL; via the coding sequence TTGGAGACCCGTCTTGATTGTGAAACAGCGACATCTTCGTCAGAGGAAGGAACGTTCTTTTCAGAAGACCAGCTCCGGGACATGATCAGCAAGTCCCAGGGCAAAATTCGGGGTAAGCCGGACATGCCGCCCGACCCGATCGCTATTGCTGTTTGGTCCGCGGTCAGTAAATTGAATCCGAACAATGGAGGGGTCCATAGCAAAAACTGGAAAGCACGGCATGCTGGATCACGCAAAAGCCCATGGGAGACCTTCCGGCAGTGTGAAGCGGAACTCATTAACTTTGTGGCGGAATATTACGCGGCGGATACCGCACAAATAGACGGCTACGTTACCAGTGGTGCGAGCGAAGGCAATTTAATGGGGCTTTGGCTCGCCAGAAATTCTATTATCGCCAAGCAAGGAACGGGAAAACGGATCGCAGTTATATCCTGCGAAAATGCCCATTTTTCTATTAGGAAGGCGTGCGATATCCTAGCCTTTGAGAACGGGGAGCAGAGCACTAGTGCCCCAAGGAACAAGCATATCACTATTCGTGCTGACAATGAATTCAGGTTGTCGATAGCCGAACTTCGAAACGCAGTTCTCTCCCTAATAGACGAAGGAATTTCGGCGATTATTATCGTCGCAACACTTGGCACTACAGTAGCAGGCGCGATTGACGACTTGCCTGCCATTTCTCTACTTTCGCGTGAAATCGAAAATTTGCATAGAGTTTCGATAGTAATACATGTTGATGCTGCATTAGGTGGAGTTCTGTTTCCTTTTCTTCCCGATTCTCCATTTCCTGCAAAATGGAGAGAGTGGAGCCACGTTCAAAGTCTGACGCTGGATCTTCACAAATTTGGCATCACGCCATATGGTTGCGGTGCATTCCTGTGCCTAGGTGATACGTTGAAGAGTGTAGAGAGGTCAGCTGGTTACACCACCTCAGGGCTTGACGCGACTATACTGGGCTCCCGATCAGGAGCAATGGCGGCGGCGGCATTCGCCGTGTTGCAGTCCAAGGGCTTGAATGGTTTAAGGCATGACGTCGGACGCGCGCGCGAACTTGTCGCGGACCTCCGTTCAAGACTCTGCAGCAACACAGCTGTCAGTCTATTACCAGATGGGGGTCTTAATGTTGTCCCAATTGCGATTGACGACCAAACTAAAGAAGGTAGCCGTATAGCCGATTTCTTGGAAGGGTGCGGTATATTTTCGGACATCCTTTCTACGTCAAACAGGCCTTCTGCTTCCCTACGGGTTTTTCCGCTGTATGTAATGCCGGATGTAACAGAGAAATCCGTGGCGGAGTTTACGAACGACTTGTCGCAAGCCTGTTTATAG